The stretch of DNA TTCTCGGCGGGCACGCGGACGTCCGTGAAGCGGATGATCCCGTTCTCGAGCGCCTTGAGTCCCATGAAGTGGCAGCGCCGTACGACCTCGACGCCCGGCAAGTCGCGCTCGACGATGAAGGCGGAGATCCGGCCCGTGTCCGGGTGGCGCGCCATCACGACGTAGAGTTCGGCCAGGGTGCCGTTCGTGCACCACAGCTTCTCGCCGTTGAGGATGAAGGCGGAGCCGTCTTCCGTGCGCTCGGCGGAGGTCGTGAGCCGCGCCGGGTCCGAGCCGACGTCGTTCTCTGTGAGGGCGAAGGCGCTGACGGCCCCCTTTGCGAGCCGGGGGAAGTACGCCTCCTTCTGCGCCTCGGTCCCGAACATCTTGAGCGGCTGCCCCACGCCGATCGACTGATGCGCGGAGAGGAGGGCGACGACGTTCCCGTCCACCGAGCCCACGACCCGCATCGCGTTCGCGTACTCCGTCTGGTTGAACCCGAGGCCACCGTACTTCTCCGGCACCTTGATGCCGAAGGCGCCGCGCTCGGCGAGCGACCGCACGACCTCCGGCGGGATCTTGCCGTCCCGGTCGATGCCATCGGAGTCCACCTCGTCCCGCAGGAAGACCCGCAGCTCCTCCGTCCACGCGCGGGCGCGCTCGGAGATGAAGTCGTCGGGGTCGGGGTAGGGGTGGATCGCGTCGAGCCGGAGCTTCCCGAGGAAGAGGTTCCGGACGAAGGTCCGCCCCGTCCAGTCGGTCTCGCGCGCGGCCTCGGCGACCTTCCGGGCCTCGGCCTCGCTGACGTGGGTTTTTCCGCTCGCGTCTGTATGTGTGGACATGTGAATCTTCCGCCTCTCGTGCCTCATATCGGGAAGCCGTCCCTGGGGGACGACACTCCTGTCAAGCTACCCCGCGCGATGCGTTCGCGACAAACCGACGGGTCGCGTCGCACGGACCCTCCTTCGTACCCTTGAGCGTTCCACACGGACCTCCGCCTGCTTCGAAAGGCCGCCGCGAGTGAACTCGACCCCCCGAACCCCGCCCGTCGCGCGCCGGGAGATCGTCTCCTGGGCGATGTACGACTTCGCCCACTCGGCGTTCGGGACGATCATCGTGACGTTCATCTTCTCCGCCTGGTTCGCGCGGTCGATCGCTCCCGACGACGTGCTGGGGGGCGTCTGGTGGACGCGCGCGGTCACCGTCTCGGCCGTCACGACCGCGCTCATCATGCCGGTGGTCGGCGCGATGGGGGACTTCGGCGGCCTCAAGAAGCGGTTTCTGCTCATCGCGACGATCGTCTGTGTCGCCCTGACCGCCGGCCTCTTCGGCATGGGGCCGGGCGATGCGTGGATCGCGGCGCTCGTGTTCATCGGAGCCAGCGTCGCCTACGAGTCGATGCAGTCGCTCGCCAACGCGTTCCTTCCCGAGATCTCCACCCGCGAGAACATGGGACGCATATCCGGGCTGGGGTGGGGCCTCGGGTACTTCGGCGGCCTCCTCTGCCTCGTGCCGGCGCTGGGGATGGTCAGCGGCTGGCTGCCGGAGGACGGAGGGCTGAACGTGCGGTCCACCAACCTCCTCGCCGCCGGCTGGCTGCTCGTATTCTCGATTCCGACCTTTCTCTTTCTTCGGGAGCGGCAGCCCCGCCGCCGCGCGTCGCTCGGCACCTACGTGCGGATGGGCTTCGGCCGCATCGCGGACACGGCCCGTGACCTGAAGCGCTATCGCCAGGCGGTCCGCCTGCTGGTCGCGCGTCTCGTCTACAACGACGGGCTCGCGACGGCCTTTGCCATGGCGGCGATCTTCGCGGCGGTCGAGTTCGGGATGGAGACGGCGGATCTCCTCATCGTCGGCATCGTCGTGAACGCGACGGCGGGCGCGAGCGCGATCGGCTTCGGCTTCGTCCAGGATCGGATCGGCGGAAAGCGAACGATCGCCATCACGCTCGTCCTGCTGATGGTGGCGATCGTGCTGGCGTGGTCCGCGAGGGA from Candidatus Palauibacter polyketidifaciens encodes:
- a CDS encoding MFS transporter produces the protein MNSTPRTPPVARREIVSWAMYDFAHSAFGTIIVTFIFSAWFARSIAPDDVLGGVWWTRAVTVSAVTTALIMPVVGAMGDFGGLKKRFLLIATIVCVALTAGLFGMGPGDAWIAALVFIGASVAYESMQSLANAFLPEISTRENMGRISGLGWGLGYFGGLLCLVPALGMVSGWLPEDGGLNVRSTNLLAAGWLLVFSIPTFLFLRERQPRRRASLGTYVRMGFGRIADTARDLKRYRQAVRLLVARLVYNDGLATAFAMAAIFAAVEFGMETADLLIVGIVVNATAGASAIGFGFVQDRIGGKRTIAITLVLLMVAIVLAWSARDLPMFWAAAILLGLMVGPNQAGSRALLGSFVPENKQGELFGFYAFSGRLSSALGPLSYGLILGATGSHRWAIASILVFLAAGLVLLMRVDEEEGVRLATAEGAPS